In the Phaeobacter gallaeciensis genome, one interval contains:
- a CDS encoding endonuclease/exonuclease/phosphatase family protein, with product MRRRAGLVLSGAFLLLSLFLPAQADTVRIATFNTELFRKGPGLLLRDIERGEDPQIAAVIDVILAAKPDVLTLQGIDWDYSNRTLRALERHLALAGHPFPYLFAAAPNAGLPTGLDLDGDGRLGGPGDSQGYGDFTGRGGIAVLSRIPIDTAEVLDLSPMLWRDLPGALLPQNADGSPFPSATAQAVQRLSSTAHWVVPLRLPGGARLDLLTFQAGPPVFDGPEDRNGRRNHDEIRLWQLLLDGRLPEPFHPADLRQFVIAGGANLDPGKGAGIKAAIRQLLDDPRLQDPRPTSAEAGRNTVEWDNAGQMRVDYILPSVNLPVADAGVLWSLPGTDSASRASRHRLVWVDIELPRPDPSGSD from the coding sequence ATGAGACGCCGCGCCGGTCTTGTTCTGTCCGGCGCCTTCCTTTTGCTGTCTCTGTTCCTGCCCGCACAGGCTGATACGGTGCGGATCGCGACCTTCAATACCGAACTGTTCCGCAAGGGTCCCGGCCTGCTGCTACGCGATATCGAGCGCGGAGAGGACCCGCAGATCGCCGCCGTGATCGACGTCATCCTGGCGGCAAAGCCTGATGTTCTGACCTTGCAGGGTATTGACTGGGATTATTCCAACCGGACCCTTCGGGCGCTCGAGCGCCATCTGGCTCTCGCCGGGCATCCTTTCCCCTATCTGTTTGCCGCCGCGCCGAATGCTGGCCTTCCCACGGGGCTGGATCTGGATGGTGATGGACGTCTGGGTGGCCCGGGGGATTCCCAGGGCTATGGCGATTTCACCGGCCGCGGCGGAATCGCCGTCCTGTCCCGTATCCCCATCGACACGGCTGAGGTTCTCGACCTTTCGCCGATGCTGTGGCGCGACCTGCCCGGTGCGTTGCTGCCACAAAACGCGGACGGCAGCCCCTTCCCGTCGGCCACGGCACAGGCGGTGCAGCGGCTATCCTCCACCGCCCATTGGGTGGTTCCACTACGCCTGCCCGGTGGAGCGCGGCTGGATTTGCTGACTTTTCAGGCGGGACCACCGGTGTTTGATGGACCGGAAGACCGCAATGGCCGCCGCAACCATGACGAAATCCGCCTGTGGCAACTGTTGCTGGATGGCCGCCTGCCCGAACCGTTCCACCCTGCTGATCTGCGCCAGTTCGTGATCGCTGGCGGCGCCAATCTGGACCCTGGCAAAGGCGCGGGCATCAAAGCCGCAATCCGCCAGCTATTGGACGATCCCAGACTTCAGGACCCCCGCCCCACCAGTGCCGAGGCGGGCCGCAACACGGTGGAGTGGGACAACGCCGGGCAGATGCGGGTCGACTATATCCTCCCCTCGGTCAATCTGCCGGTGGCAGATGCAGGGGTGCTCTGGTCCCTCCCGGGCACGGACAGCGCCTCCCGCGCCAGCCGTCACCGGCTGGTCTGGGTTGATATTGAACTGCCAAGACCGGATCCTTCAGGCTCCGACTAA
- a CDS encoding sugar nucleotide-binding protein: protein MTRKVLILGASGRFGRACAHAFEQAGAEVTRFDRKRDNLMQSAQGKDVIVAAWNPAYPDWAAQVPDLHAKIIAAAKASGATVIVPGNVYVFGASTPSPWSERSPHRAENPLGRIRIAMENAYRTSGVRTIVLRAGDFLDTEQSGNWFDAVMTAKLAKGRFVYPGNPDLQHAWAFLPDLARAAVALAARGDELPVYLDVPFPGYTLTGRELFAAVNESLNKPVALKGMSWWPLRLAAPVWPLGRCLLEMRYLWNTAHRLDGSVLRNLLPDFQETPLAEAISRALPAAYVKKRLDQDLRSRRLVGA, encoded by the coding sequence ATGACACGGAAGGTTCTCATTCTCGGCGCCTCTGGCCGGTTCGGCCGTGCTTGCGCCCATGCCTTTGAACAGGCGGGGGCCGAGGTCACCCGCTTTGACCGCAAACGGGACAATCTGATGCAGTCGGCGCAGGGCAAGGATGTGATCGTTGCGGCCTGGAACCCGGCCTATCCCGACTGGGCGGCGCAGGTGCCGGATCTGCACGCAAAGATCATCGCGGCGGCCAAGGCCAGCGGCGCCACGGTGATTGTGCCGGGCAATGTCTATGTCTTTGGTGCCAGCACACCGTCGCCCTGGTCCGAACGCTCGCCCCATCGGGCCGAAAATCCCTTGGGCCGCATCCGCATCGCGATGGAGAATGCCTACCGGACTTCCGGCGTGCGGACCATCGTTCTGAGAGCAGGTGATTTTCTGGATACCGAACAGTCGGGCAATTGGTTTGACGCGGTGATGACGGCGAAACTCGCAAAGGGCCGGTTCGTCTATCCTGGTAACCCGGATCTGCAGCATGCCTGGGCCTTTCTGCCGGATCTGGCGCGGGCTGCCGTTGCACTGGCTGCGCGCGGGGATGAATTGCCGGTCTATCTGGATGTGCCGTTTCCGGGCTACACCCTCACGGGGCGAGAGTTGTTTGCGGCAGTGAATGAGAGCCTGAACAAACCGGTCGCGCTGAAAGGCATGTCGTGGTGGCCATTAAGGCTGGCGGCCCCGGTCTGGCCGTTGGGGCGCTGCCTGCTGGAGATGCGCTACCTCTGGAATACGGCGCACCGGCTGGACGGCAGCGTGTTGCGGAACCTCCTCCCAGATTTTCAGGAAACGCCACTGGCCGAGGCGATATCGCGAGCGCTGCCTGCCGCCTATGTGAAAAAGAGGCTTGATCAGGATCTTCGTTCCCGCCGCTTAGTCGGAGCCTGA